The genomic stretch AACCCAATCAGTTTACTTGACATCAGTGGGCTTTGACTCATAACTGTTTCCTTTGAGCCAGTAGGAGCACACACACCTTTGGAGATTGTATTCCACGTGAAAAGTTTCTCATGTAAATATGTTGAAGCTGCAGCACTGATCACAACATCCTGATTAATTACAGATATGATGGAAAACACAACTTTAGTTTAGTTATTGCTCTTAATGTTTAACACTCTCTCCATCAAAGACATCTTTGCGGTAAAGGTGTTGAACAAACaaactatttctatttctgctAGCTAGATAATCATTCAGATAcccaaacatttgtttatttgagCTAAATAGTTGCAGTCAGCACTGATGTAAATGGAGGCATATCATTTGATTTCATGGTTGAGAAATTGTTGCATGGGAGTTTAAATTGGATTTAAATTGTATCTCAAGTGGTTGTTTTACAAGAAGCAGCACCTGAGCCTTCATACAGTACATCCACCTACAAGTAATCACTCACTTGGCCTTCGACAAGCAATCCTTTGAATAGCAAGGATACACACATTTTCTTAAAAGTAAACTTACCAATCTTTCAGCTATGGAAAACACAATTAAAGATGGAGGGCTAAAtcatttgcacattttctttctaaaaGTGAATAACAGCCATGTTTGCACTCTTGTTGCTTTTCTGTTataagacaaagagaaacacaagcaATACAGCAATACAGTGACATATCGGAGAAATACATGAGATTATTTAGTGAAGTATTTATTTCTTCAAGTCATTTTACCttctattaaattaaattaaattaaattagtgACCGCTCAATACTATCCGCTGTAGATTGGATCTGCAGACTAGAGTTTCTCCTGCCTAATTTCTATGgagaattaaaaacaataatataaagcGACTGTGAGAGAACACAAGGCGGTTTTTCAAAGGGCGCTCACTGTTTGAGAAAGCTTTTAACGATATTCTGCATAACTAAAATCCTTAAAACCAAAGTTATGTAAGAAGTATTCATTTCCATTTGGAGAATATGAAGAAATATCTAAGCATATTTTAAACCAGGCGTTACAACTGAAACATGATCTCAGAGCAAAATATAGAAAAGGTGTTTTTACAGTGTgataatctttttaaataaataatcactgAACTGAAATGACTTCTTCTGTCACCTGTGCTGTGCAAATACCTGACATGCATTTCTTTTGGGGTGAATAAGAACTCACTCAGACACAGGGCTCGTGAGCAAACTCCACACAGAGAGCTTTGGTTGATAACGCTGAGTTCGAACCCTTCTTGCTGTGAGGACACAGTCTGTACTGAGACATATTTATAATTCCTGCTTATTAATATTTAGGGTCAGAGGGGCTGAACTCTATCGAAACATGTCCTGGCCTGCAAATgagcacgcgcacacacacacacccacacacacacacacacacacacacacacacacacacacacacacacacacacacacacacacacacacacacacacacacacacacacacacacacacacacacacaaacagctgttatTCACCACCATTGTTAGTCAGCTTGTCCCAGTTAGGATTGTTTCATTTGTCCTTGTTCAGCTGGTTTGTACCAGGTTGTAATTATCTCTAAGTCAGTAAATGAAATAGGTGAGAAGATAACAGACAAAAatagtgtttttgtgttttaaatttaaaacaaaagatattTTCAGTTTAACTTTTATAAAGACCAAACCTCGTAAATAAAAAAGGACTCTTTAATTTGattaagaaaagagaaaacatattttgtacatttttgaaaggaatcattctttctttaatttcattttgttaAAAGAAATTGAGAGAAAATCATATTGTGAACCCATATTATGAGTTGAGTGTATCGTTACCCTAAAATACAGCTTTATAAAATCTGTAGAAGTTGAGGCAGTGATAGTCTAAAgttttgagaagaaaaaaaaacgtctAGACAAATCTTGCTCTTTGCTCATTACCACTGTTGTGGTTGTGCTGGGCAGCTCCCAGGTGTGAATGTGATCCTGCAAAAGGAAACATTGCTCTCAGTGAAACTTTCCTGATTAAAATTGTAGTTGTGGTACAGCTTCATCAAGACAATCTGACATGGATTAAAAAATAGCCCTTTTGCATTAAATATATACCCTACTACTAATACTTTACGCTATTAGTCACACCAGCAAGCCTTACCAGTGAGCTAGTAGGCTCATTATCAGGGCTCTGGCACTGGCACAAGTAATGTATTGCAACCATTATATTATTCATTCCTGTCCCACACACAGTCACAACCCATAAATACtaaggtatatatatacatacatacatatatatatatatatatatatatatatatatatatatatatatatatagtatacagtattatGAAATGTGGTGTGGTTAAAGTGCAACAGCTGTTCTATAGTCTTCTATATTCTGCATCATTGTACTTATAAATGATTACTTATacttacaaataaaaaacaaaaagttttatCATTGAGAGCTTTACGTCATGATCAAACTTATATTTTGTTTCGTAGCTACTTTCTCTCAAACTAATCAACACATGaatgtaaatgcattttttgttgttgtttaatttcATATTCTTTTTGGCGAGCACAAGTGGAAATGACAGTAAATGGAGGGCATGAAAGAGAGCTGTCAAGTCTGTGACATATGggatgcagcagcagccaaaaaacacatttctctctccatgCCCATACTGAAGCCTCCATTTGACAGAAGTGATGCTGCCAACATCCATATTCATTATCACCATGGCTGCCACAGTTTTGCGTTAATGATTCATAAATGGACTCATTTGTGGAATATCAGCCTATATAAGATCTGCACATTTCCAGTGCTTTCTAAAGATGCAGCAGCTAGACGCGGTTGAGTGTAAGAAAGGCAGTCTTGATTAAATGAATTCTCTAAATTCTAAGAAATTCTGCTTCAGTATTTGTTTCTGCCTGTCCTGCTGCCTTGTCAGTTTGTTCACGGTCCAAACATCACAGCAATAACACCCTTGATCTGCCAAATTCTTTGAATCTATTGCTCATTGTATGTTAATAATTGATCCAggagaaatgtaattaatggaAATGCTTGAACATCCAGTTATTTCTCTTCTCTACTGGACAAATTATTGAGACTTTTAGTTTGGAAAGCTTTGCTTCCTGACATAACGTCACTTCTTCAATCAATAATACATGATTAATACGTCTTGGGTATGTattcaaagaaaaagaaacagttgCAACAAAGTCTATACGTATGTGTGCAAAggtaatattatagtataaaatgaaaaagatCATCTAAAATTGATTAAAAACAGCTCCCCAAGCTCTGACAAACTATCTcatacagactcacacacagactctgtACCTGATTATCTTTGCCTGAATGTCTTGGAGAAACAGAATTTAAAAAGTCCTacatatacatttgaatattctAAACAGGTTTACATTCTCATAGTCCTTCTTAAATTCAACACTTTGCTAAGAGGTCCTCTTAGGACTGCAAactattttgtcatatttatatatgttggAAGGAAAGGATAGAGTGTAGTACATTTCAAACAGCTGGGGGAAAATATTCCATTATGAAGACAGCTTACTATGTATAACAGCCGATGCAACCTCTGAGATTTACAAAACTCATTATATGAATTTATGCGATCTCTGTGCACAgtgaaataatttatttaccAATGGTTCTTCTGGATGgaaaacatttcatgttttatgaCTCACCAGGGTCCCAAAAAACACAGGACAGTCTGTTCTCTCCACATGTCAGACACAGACGTCGTGTACCTGGGGTTTTGTACAACctgaaagtgaaagaaagagaaagaatgacaaaaaaaacaaaaacacaatagacCTGGTCTGTTTATCAAGCAACACAGTAGATTTGACATAAACTGCATCATACTGACAAGCTACCTCACAATAATGGACtgataacataatatatatgtaactGTCTACCACATCATATTGGGCCAGTGTCAGTCTCGCTTTATTCAGTGATAGAATATTCTGCGTTTTGTAATGTTTGGATAACAGAAATCCATATTTCCCTATTTTTCCACTACACACTAAGGCAGCAGCTACATACTGATAGCAAACAGGGCACCAATATGTGAATGGTAAACAAGTTTCATAAAAAGATGAAATCCTGGGGGATTCTTGTGCAAGCACCTGCTCCTACTTAGATAAACAGCAGTGAATCCAGAACAGAAAGGGGTGTAGATTGAGTGGGAGGGGGAAAGAATTGCAAGGGATGTATGCTCTATCATTCGACAATGACAGTTTGTAGGATGAGTTAAATTGATTGGAAAATGAATtgagctcagcagtgagacGTCAATGAAGTGACTGTTGTCTCAGTTTGGCGATGGGTTTCTTTTGTGTGAACAAACATGGCGGGAAATGAGGTCACTAGGGTTGCTCACCATAAATGCAACTAACTTATAAGAAATAGCGCCGGCCTGtatggtaaaaaaaaacgtgcattcactgttttttttattagccACACTAGGGGCATGGCTCTGGGGATGGCAATGTCTTTCTGTCAGTGAGTTGGTAGATCCactactttggtccagactgaaatatctcgaCAATTGTCGGAtgcattgccatgaaatgtttgtctctagagaaatggatggatggatggatggatcctGTATTTATCCCTGGGGAGGAATTTGCATGTGCAGCagaagtacaaaaacaaaacacaccgtacaaacaataatgcaaaaacaaaatacaaaagtacaaaaataagacCAAAAGAGTATGCCCTTTTAAACATGTGCATGGCAGAAATGTGTGCAAAATGAATGTAGGCTAATTATAAGTTAGAAGTTAAAAGCCAGGGTGTGATGGCCACTGGCAGGAAGGATCTTGGGGATATAAGACTTTGGCTGAAGACGCTTCTCTTCTCCATCAGCATGTTGTTGGGAGACGCTGTTTAACCAACCAACTCCGACAGCATTCTCTTCTCCGTCACCGCCTCCAGAGAGACCGGCGCAACTTTTCCCCCAATCACAGAGAAGGAATTTGTGGACAGATGTTTGACAAAGTCATGGTACACCAGCGGGAGGGCCTGAATCTAGCTCTTAGGGTCTTGGTCCAGGGCAGAGAAGATGGTGAGAAGGCCCgggcagctgctgctgctgctgcttttctaCAGAGAAATCACCAGGCTCAGGGCAGTCCTTACCCAACCGAGTCAGCAACTCTCATCTCCCTCATCATAAACATCCACCTTCCCAGAGGAGCCAAAGCCAGAGCTGTCGGCCTTATTTACATTACGTGAGGCAGCATATCTGGAGGAGCCTGGCATGTCAGATCCAAAAGGCAGTGCTGATGGTTAAgccagtgattttcaaccactgtgccgCGGCACGTGAGAGATCatcaggtgtgccgtgggaaattatccaactttttttctttttttttttaatcaattctcTCCGACAGCACTCGTACCGGAGCTCTGCATTATTCTTCACCTGCAAAAGAAACTATCAAACTCACAGCACACCAAAGGGGTGACAAGTGCAAGGCAGCCCAATAATTGCCAGCCAAAAACCATGAGGGAAAAACTAGTTTAAGCTCTTACCGACCAGGAGGATAGAAAGAGGGagtatgtgtgggtgtgcaaCATACATATCCTATAGTTTGGACATCTCATCCACAGGTGTGGTTAATTTGGTGTAAGTGCTCCTGACCAGTGGGTTGATAGTCACTTAGTTATAGGGTcactgaaatgaaataaaagacgTGTTGTCTGACAACACCGTTATTGTGTCTTGACAAGGACTGGGACCATACTATcaggtaataaaacaaataacacgTTCTTCTTCCGAGCTTGCAAATGAATCCTGAAGATGGCTCTTATCACAGTCTGGTGCTGCAGACTCGGGCGGCAGATGAGCATTTGtcgtttaaatgtgtttttgttttctccagcTAGATTTAATCTGTGGCAGTTACAATCAGAGTTTCTGTTAGCAtggtaaataaagtaattttaCCCAACAGATGGATTTAATAAAGTGTGTGCATTGCATTGATTTTGATCCTTTTATGTGTGATACACACCATTATGTATCTGTCACTTCAACATGCTATATGTGCAGAGCTGCCTgtgagctgctgtgtgtttgtgttatacATTGTGAACATATagtattttaatgtaaaactaACATGATAAACATTACAACTGCTTAACATCAATatgatattgttttcatttggagcatgttagcatttagtaCAGCCCCAATGAGCTTTTAGTATGTAGATGCAACTTGTTAGTAATATTTTCCCCAGCTACAGTTCTCATTGCACAGCCTGTCGTCAAAAGAGGAATATTTCgttttgaatttctttttctCATGTCACCGtcattttgaaaacaacaatgttGGTGATGGCTCTCTCATGAGAACTATTTTGTAAGAAACGTGTTGTCGTTGAGAGCTTATTGGttctttaaataaatcacattttttttagGTGAGTACAGCTGCAGAGGGATAAACAATTGCCATAACTATGACGGCTCTTTCAGCCACTCAGCGGCTCATTGTCATTCACTGCATGTTACTCAGCATCAAAGGTTTGATGCACACATGGATGATGTCAAATAATAAACCTTTCTGCGCACAATCAACAGGGACCAACTGATGAAGGAGAAACTCATCCGCTCTACAGAGAGGGGCAATCACAAAGAATTCATTTAAACTCGCCAGCATTGTCATCTGTTTTGTCCATACGTAGACTTAATTACTGGCCATCTTGAAATGGTAATATGGCAGTGTTCATTCAGCATCAGGATGTAATTTGTTGTCTTATCTTGTTTTAGCCAAGAAATGACAAATGGCATTTCAGATAAGCTGCAGAGAGGACGTTCAGATGTTGGTCCTAAATTAAgtcagtgacgtgcggtgaggttcatggctgcggaggcactgactctttcagagtcagatttacaaatatatgaacccaactgagtagcatatctcatatcagcattctttatacacacacatatttagcCAAAgaagaacgttacatttatagcggctcagagaggtatttgctctgcaccctccatagcgtttttagtctgatgctttgattaattttaatacagactgcactattaacaaaaaatatattttatttaaggtcaaaattatgtttttaatttaaatattggatttttttctcttagtcagatcccattttcaataaaattgtggtctCTACctttaaaatctaaaatcttccatttttgtcaatcggagaaagaaactaaactaaacggtgctacagtgcacctgacttgTTGGCGGCGACAGTGTTTGCGTagaaaaacagcagaaacacgaacctgtgggctcacgtgcgccctcttcagtgtgggctcacgtgcgccctcttcagtgtgggctcacgtgcgccctcttcagtgtgggctcacgtgcgccctcttcagtggctcacgtgcgccctcttcagtgcggcagagtactgtctgcctcacctggtgttttttcactgtggctttatgtcatatcagcaagactaaatatgttacacacatacattacatacattaactggactatggaaagtcaggacgcataatacaAGTGTCTGTAAACAGCTTCCCCTGACCGCATGTCCCTGAATGAAgtaatattaaatgtttaaattatcAAAATGTTTTGCAGTGTCTCTTCTACCTACTGTTATACTGTTGACACTGGTCAGGAGTTACAGTATGATGCACTTTAGTAAAAGTGTCAGTACAAAATTCTCCTTGAAATACCTTGAAATGTGGACATGACAGAGTGCATTCATTTCAGGTTAGTCTGGAGTTTCAAACAAaggctgctgtgctgctgacCAGCAAGGCTACCAAAAGATGGTGTGGTTGTGTGCAAGTTGCAACCACTGGCAAAACATTCAAGTTTAAATCAATGGATCCAGCTTTTCTGGCAGGAAAGCacctttaattaaaacacattaccacacacacagtgcatggAAATCACCGTATTATATTTGAAGGACATTTAATGAAGAGACACTGtgactcacattcacacacttttattaatttagtttaaagcTAGTACAATCCTATAATGCTCGATACACAGCAGTATCAAAGCTGGATTTGCCCTTTCTGGCGGATCCATTTTCAGTATCACACAACCTCTTTTCGAGTACACATTAGAGAATGAGACCGCTGTTGCATGACTACAGAGAGGTACATTAGTTAAATTCAATGGTGATTCTTTGAAAaacactaaaagaaaaaaaaattcaattatATTCAATACCCAGGCTTTTTAAATGAGAGGTGAATAGATGTTATGCAAGGCTGAAATTCTAGCCTCAGTGTAGGTATTTTTGTacaaaagagagaagcagaggcaCTATGACATACAAACATTGTGTAACAGGGTCAATATATGCTGCTTAAATTACCCAGGATTTGTTTTAGGAATTTGGAGCACCAGATTGTTATATTTCAGTTCACACACAGCATTTAGGAATGCAACATGCTTCTCTGCCAATCCCTGAAATACACTTGTTTTTATTGACTGAACCTATGATTAAACTCCTACAGTTGTCTTGTTGCTTGTCTCTCAGCTTTGTTTTACCTTcattcaaacacaaagagaacCTCACACATGCTGTCTCTGTTTTCATCACAGACATCAAATATTGTGTTGGAGTCGTCACTTTTTTAGATTAAAGCATCTAGTCCAAGAATTGGAGGGTTATACCGCAGCGGAAGcatataaatgttgtttgtatGGAGACAAATCGGAATAAGATTCATCAACATTTCTTCTGCATTTGATTCATGATTATGTATGAGCAGTACACTTGTTCTTTCTCCCTTGAATTTCTGCACTTATCTCTGCACACAACATGGGATGCTCTTCCTTATTTGAGTCCACAGGGAGTCCACATTGATGTGTTGGCACAAAGAAGATATATCTTAGATACCACTTTAAATAACTTAGGAAATAACTTCCAACCTGCCTGGTTGGTTTTGTCTGTGCTGACATACCCCCGTTATCTGTTTGACAGACTGTCAAGACAGACATCAAGTTTTCACATAATCGCCCATCAAACCGCCTCGCTATACTATCTCTTATAAACATCATGCATCAACCATCACTGGTTGAATTAGGTAGTGTTGCTgcccacacaaacactcacacacacaagcacacatgcacagacagatAAATCAATTGCTACCTTCCTCCACTTCAGGAAGAGCTGTACAGTAGCTGGCCAATGGAGGAGTCAACCCACTCACAGGATATTCAATTGCAAGCATGTACACGttcatcctctctctatctcactcaTGTCCGCCTGGGATcaattacatttacacatgCACCATTGGGCAAGTACTGCTGGTGTTTGCACACCCACACATGTAGAGCCAACATagaaacacactctgtcacataACATCTTATGATTTGAGCCACACAGAAATACTCTGAAAGCAGCTGGATTTGTGAATGaactgagaggagaagaaaatgtgtcagagtgCACTTccttctttaaaagaaaacatgcattaggttactctttaaaaacaaatattggcTTTACATTTGCTAACAAACCACTTTAATGGTTGCGAATCAATTCTGTAGTGTCATGAGGACAAGCAGGGAATATTTTACAGCTATTAGCACAAGGCTGGAACATTTTAGGGAAGAAATAAATGGATCTGCTATAAGCCTCATGAAACAAATAGGCTACCACTCCTTGCAATTTAATAATATGTGTTGCATCTTGTGCTACATCTGTGACTGTCTGGTGCTTCCACATCCTTTCAAAATGAGACAGAACCCAATAAGAGGCACGCAATTGACTGTGCTATGAACATGAAGGAGTGCCACTGGGGGAGGGGGACTGAGAATATTAATCCAAGTCCATTCCCTCTTCCAGGCCTCGTGTTAGACATCACCAAGAGAAATCCACTCATTACGACAGTGGAAAACACATATATCAAACACAGATAGCTGACCGTTTTCCTCGGGGGGGATCCGTGGTAACAGAACAGAAAAGCTGTTTGTCTAAAGGctatatactgtagatacatactgtatatgttcacagtatatcctgtgtatgtgtgtgtgtgtgtgtgtgtgtgtgtgtgtgtgtgtgtgtgtgtgtgtgtgtgtgtgtgtgtgtgtgtgtgtgtgtgtgtgtgctgtacttCTTATAGGAAAGGTTTATCTCATGGCACACTGTAGCAACATAACATAGGGACTCTGCAGGGAGAGTTCATCATGGAGTTAAAAAATAGTATTTCATTACCTGAATTctacaacacaaataaaacattttgtcatcTAAAATGTTTTCTGCATAATATACATTCATTTTCACAAAGGCTATTTCTCAAGGTCATaggacaaataaagaaatatcaaggtttaaaatcttttttcagTTCTTCATATAAATGGGAGACTCTAAGGCATGTAAGGTTGTTTAATTGTCTGATGGGAGAATAACAATCATAGGTGGTATTTGTGTCCCTGGGGTGTAGGAAAGTAGGTGACTGCATCAGGGAAGAGTTTGTTGGTATGTGCTGTTTAATGGACTGCCTGCCACACAGAAGAATACCTCTGAAACAGATGGTTACCTGAGTGGGAAAGGTCAGTGACAATCTTTCCTGCCCTTTTTCTTTGCCCTTGTGTcatgcaggttttttttttttgaaggagAGAAGATGTCAGCTACCACTCAGCAGTGCAGACAAAACACTTAAGCTTGTCATTGGAACAGGAGGTGGAGAAAATCGTGACACTGATGGTGTGTGATCGTGGAAATTGGACCATGATTGGTTGGAAGATGTCAAGCTTCCTTGGCTGTGACAGAGCATACATCCTTTGTGGGACCTTAATAGTGATGAATTGTTGAGTGACACATTGTAATTTTTGGTGATGAAACCTGCCAAGGTGAGCTGCCCTGCAAACTTAGAGCCAATTAGTCAATAGTGGCATTTTCAAACAGAACtatataaaaaatagaaatgctAATTGTAAAACATCCAGTTAGCTTTGTTTTACATGGTGTTTTGCACtacaatgtttctgtcatatgaattattcctttattccttattatttattatacatttagttGTGTTCAGTATTTACTGTAGAGGCCACAGTTTACACTCACATATCACCTTTATTCATTCCAAACAACGAGAGAACCCTAATGCATGGGTTGAAAGCCCTGCAGCGCTGAAACTGCTAATATAATTAATGATGCCACAGAGAGAGCGTCAGCTTCTGCATATTATTACTCAAGTGTGGATTAGCCAAGCACCAATGTATAATGGGCTAATGGATAACTGTAGATATACCTGAAATAATGCAAACTTATTGTTTAAACCAAACCATCACACTGCTCCTTCCTTCCCCTCCCTAAGAAAAGGCGTATATGAGCCCCTCCTAACTATTTGCCTTACATTTTCTACAGATATATCTTATCTGCAGTTGCACATCAAACTCCCTACGTCCACATACACAAGCACTGATATGCATACAttagtatataaatacatatattgtatTGCATCATTTCAATTTATACTCTGTCAATATACCATAATATAAAACTAATGGCAAGAGTACTTTAAAGTATCATACTGGagaaacaacacacaatataactACCACTTATTTTCATACCAGTTTACAAAATCACAATGATTAAATTAGTTAAAATTGTGAAGTAAAGATTTTGATAGCAGTTATGAAATTGCGCTCGTGCTGCACTGGGTGTTTGGAGAGGTAGACTGTTATCACCCGGCACTAATTGCACCAGGTGTGCCTCTGATTGTTGAGGTAAAAGGCTACAAGCAGCTGCAGCGCTGCTTTCTAATGTAACCCCACATCTTTGCGTACACACACGCGTACtttcaaactgttttttgtttttgttttttgcctcACGTGCCTTATGTTTTGCTCGCATCCATGCCACTGTGAGGGAAAATGTATTCGACGCTTAACTTCTCAACTTCTGACGACTCCAACTTGTCAGGTGTTGACCCTCAGAGACTGAAGGAGCTGACCCACCGGTCCGTCAAAGTAAGCATAATTATCGTTTTGGGCGTGATGATCACTTTGGGAAATATTGCAGTTCTCCTGGTTATTACTTCCTCCGTGGCTGGTTGGTCAAGAAACTCTCGgtactttctcctctctctcactgcagCAGACTCGGCGTTTGGGCTGCTGCTCATGCCCTTGAATCTCTGGGTGAGTCTGCTAAAGGACTACACTGAAGGGCCAGATGCTCTTTGTCATGTCGTGGCTTTTTGCAATTCCACAGTCTACTCCACCTGCATGTATTCGCTGGCCACAATAAGCCTGGAGAGGTACATAGCAGTCTTTTACCCGctgcaatattcatctttaatgACAAGAAAAAGGACACTGCTCCTGATTGCCTTCGCCTGGTGCTTCCCTCCCTTTCTACTGTCGCCAATATCATTTCCAGTTGGCATTATCGAGGTTCATTTTTCTACTGCATCCCTGGTCTGCAATCCGTCCTACTCGACAAATGTTGGATACTCCCTAAGCCTGACATGTTTGATATTTTTCCCCTGCTCCATCATCATGACACACGCAAACCTGAGAGTGTGGTGCGCTGccaagagacagagactgaaacTGCGCAAATACGACTGTGCGCGTCGCACCAGACATAATGTCGCATCCAGAGTGCTTGTGCCTGTCATGGCAGCCTACTACACTTGTTGGACACCCTGCATGGCAGCTATGATCTACAATGGTAAGCAATTAAgtagaaataaacattttaagcaggtgcagtgggagaaagcttacacaaagaaaagaaagggcCTGCTATATAGCCTATAGATGATTCCCTTATTCTTACCTATCTCTGTTGACACTCATTGAAAAATTGCTTCTAATGTCTATTAGGCTATTTATTAAAGTGGCTATTGATGGAATATATAGATAATGGATTTCTAAGGCTTTCTACAGACCACAACTCCCTAGcatcattgtaaaaaaaaaaaatgcaaatgtaccTTCATAGTGAGAACATCAGTCTGCACATTTACCACATGTTGGCTCCTTTcacacatttactcaaataatTGAATTCTCTAAGACAAAGGTGTCCAGAATCATTGGAGGAAGAGAATATTGTAGCTAATGCATCCTGTTGGTGTAGACTATATCtagatgtgtgtatatagatgGTGTTGAATGTTGTGAAATATATGAAAACTGCATATCATCCTTTTGCATAGCCAGGTTCTGTAATAATCCAGGGTAGGTTAGGGTTTTAGATCTAAAGCTCCTGATGTCGACCCAGTTGATCTTGCAATGTTACTGTGTAATGGCTGTTACTGAAATGTTTTCACTGTGTGATTTTTAGCTATAGGCtgtttttgtttacatgatTTTGATTCCAAGGGACAAAGTTTGATTCCAAGGGACAAAGTTCAAAGTCAATGTTCAACCAGGGCTTTGTCtatatagatcgtgtgcatgtgacgtcacactTATTTCCCAGCCCGTAAatcaaccatgttggatgatatacacaaccaacaCGGCGCCCGTTgagagttgctgcaacgcttcgtaattttctttgtatttaaacatctaagattgaaagaaaatgccaatcttgtg from Cottoperca gobio chromosome 3, fCotGob3.1, whole genome shotgun sequence encodes the following:
- the LOC115003695 gene encoding adenosine receptor A2b, whose translation is MYSTLNFSTSDDSNLSGVDPQRLKELTHRSVKVSIIIVLGVMITLGNIAVLLVITSSVAGWSRNSRYFLLSLTAADSAFGLLLMPLNLWVSLLKDYTEGPDALCHVVAFCNSTVYSTCMYSLATISLERYIAVFYPLQYSSLMTRKRTLLLIAFAWCFPPFLLSPISFPVGIIEVHFSTASLVCNPSYSTNVGYSLSLTCLIFFPCSIIMTHANLRVWCAAKRQRLKLRKYDCARRTRHNVASRVLVPVMAAYYTCWTPCMAAMIYNAISGSSVPEWIEFVVVWLPTSNGFLNCIFYFWINRSFRRKFHLVLQRLALALCPKLADTLGCCNTSKSQFVSGILDNNNSVHERSSSVSSTCTLLSLA